In the Glycine max cultivar Williams 82 chromosome 19, Glycine_max_v4.0, whole genome shotgun sequence genome, GAACACAAGTCACAAGCAGGCCCATCACCCAAAAGGAAAATCcacaaataatatttcaaaaaatattatatattcctttaattgtttgtgtaaattttttaaattgaattatagTAATATAATCATACCGACGAGAATGATTTAATtagtgaaaaaatgtgtatttaatttttacagtgattagtttttaattcaattgattGGAAAACAAATACAATTTCTGACCtaacaaataaatgtttataagaTTTGTTAAGTtatactttcttatttttttaattaaaataaattaataaattataactaaaaattatcttaaaatcaaAATGTAACCTATTAACatactttaattaaaatacaagtgTATAACAATAAAGCAATTTATTTTACCAGAAGCAATAACTTTTCAAGTAAGCAAAAGTAATTCATTCTCTAAAAGCAAATAAACTTACATGTTTAGCCATTCCAAAGTCTGTCAGCTTGATTTCACCATTAGGATCAACTAGAATGTTAGCccctctaaaacaaatgaagacTTAAGGCAACAATATTGAAGGCTTAAGGCAACATgcataaaactttaaaaataatagaattaccTGATTAAGTTGTTTGAGGCACTCTTTTGATGATTGGTCATCACAGACAACCCTGACTTCTTTTATTGCACACAATTGTCCACTATCACTGTCAAAGTTGCAACACAAGTGTTTTAGAGATGTACAACAAACATAGGAAGCACAATATATATAGTTTCAAACTTGTCCATAGCATTGGCATTTGGACAGAGTGCAGATTCTAAAAGAAGGCTGATGATACCATTCTATAAACATAGTTGTACTTCAaagctagtttttttttctattgccaATAACAAGTAGCACTGTAATATTTCCTTTTGTAACCTACAGATTTGCTTCAAAAACCACAAGTAAGTTTCCTATTAAAATTGTGCACACTCTTTATTCACATGTAGgagcatcaaatcatcatggcATGTacccaaaattttcaaatttgagtaaTCTTTCAagatagtatatatataatcaaattcaattaatcacttgttaataaataaatatacttaCAGGTTGTTTGCTAACACGGCACAAGTAATGCATATGCTAGGCAGAGCAAGCCAAACATtacttgaaggaaaaaaaaacacatcatTCAAAGAGCACATAAAAGAAAAGTAGAAGCATTAGTTACAAGAGTAGAAAAGCATACAATTGATCACAAGTAATGCAGCAACTATAGCTTCTTATGGAGATGGAGGCCAATACATTCCTGCCACCAGCCACAAAGTCCCAGGCCAAGTACTCTGATGACAAGTAACACCAccttcattaatttaattttcttccaGCCCAAGAGATATACAATGTCCTAGGATATCAACTTAACTAAATGAGTACTGTTTAATGTGAAATAACAGCATTAAAACTATACTAAAATGAGTCAAATTTACAGCCTAATGCTACACTTTTGAGGGCACAAAATTGGAAGCATCTTTCGAAAATCACCAaccaaataattataaatgaagGGAGGAGGATAAGAATTGTACAGATCCAATAGTTTAAAAGGTTTCCCACCCACCCAGTTCATCTAACCAAACACCAAACCGCACCTCAAGAGGGAAAAGGAAATGAAAACTAGAAAGTTTGTGTAATTTCACAAAACCTCATAGTTAGTGTAATTTACTCAAGAATAAATTTGTCTTTTGTATGTATATCTGGATTCTACATTTCAAGAGAGCAAGATGTATCAGACAACTTTAATTTAGATTATTTCAATTGTCTCCTCATGTTCTAACATATATCCTTATGATGTATTTAAatcaactaaaaacaaaatttgatagAAACCATCGAAAACTATACcaagaaaaaaggaagcaaaagaaaaaagaaaaattatctctttatACCTAGCCAGGTACACCTTAAGCGGCTCTATGTAGTCTTCAAATTCTAAAGTGTTAGAGAGATTGAAAACGGGAAGATAAAGGGAATTTTGAGGGCACAAAATTAAACTTGCTAAATTGAAGATAATTGAAAAAATCTCAACTTTATATGTTCATCTCACAGACATCCCCAACAACATGAAgcagagaaaatataaaagcaaGAAAATTCCCTCtcgacaaaaaataaaaatatggaatTTTGCCTAACAAAACAGAAATTAGTACATTTTTTTTGGTGGGGTGAACCCAACCGATGCAGCCTCTTCTTTTGCTGGTGCCTCTATGGTGTCGTCATCGGTGGCTGCTGCTTTGATTATTCTGGAGAACTTGAGGGGCTTCGAGCGGGAGAAGGAGAGGCGCGGCATTACACGGGACTGAGTAgggttttattgaaaatatatatattaaaacaacGACGTGTTTATGATAGGACTGTCTTAAAtcatctttcatttaattttaaaaatgtcacTAGACCGTGCTTTCTAAGACGTCTTTAATGCAACCGTCGTAGAGTTCATTCCAGAAATGCTTATATTTACGGTAATGCCACcgcattattaattaaaatggttTTCTCACGACCGTCGTAGAAAGGACGTcgtaaaaacctattttttataatttgtgacGCTTTTTAACCAccaaaatttttcaaataacatattaaagaaTGTAGGTTTATATACATATGAACTCTGGACAAAAATTGTATACATTTTGTAAGGATGAAGAACGtactaaaaattttataagacaaaatctaaatatttatatttttataagaacgaaaaaaatattttagtctaataacaatataataagtGTACATGAAAAGAGACAAAGAAACATcataagaaaaatacaaaagattaaaaagaaagaaaataatataaatttacaatTCATCAAAATAGAAGaccaatcataaaaaaaatattttttttgacgaTGTCAAAAAATAAAGGgctttatttgatacattttttcTTACATTCTATTACGTGAAAATAGAGGTTTTTAAGTAAAGAGCTCAGATAAATGTTACTATAAATCTATAAtctttaaaatggtttttaatttGTAAGAATGTTCAACCAATGTTTTGAAACTAGACTTTTGGGAAGTCGAACACGGTGTATTTATTTATGAACCCATGTTTGAGTTTTATAAATCAACTTTTGGTCACAATATGCTTtgaactaaattaaatttatttcatatgcaAGTCGAGTCAAATAGCTTTTCAACAGGTAATCACTTattcaaaaacaataaaaaaaattactaaaaaatgaTTACCTATTTTCTCGCTTTATAAATGGCTAAACCAAAACATCCTCACCTCCCTGATTGACTCGCGCTCAATTTAAACAACTATCAAATGATTACAaaagattatctaaatttaattttctctctctgtctttttttttttttttgtgttttctccatttttttctaaCTCACAAGCCACCAATACCCATCCATGCATTTGTGATTTGATCCAATCTTAAAACCTTTCCTTGTCCATCTAATCTCATCCACACGCACCCCTATAACTTCTCTCACACCACCAAATCTCTCTTTAAATAACCCTCCCATGCAAACTCATTTCTCATTCTTACTTTGGTGCAGTTTTTCTCTATTACATTATAGAGAATAACTGTAATTACTCTATATAAGAATCCTCTCGTGCAAGAACAACAACctagaaaacacaaaaaacacaaaacCCTAAAAAAATGGCACGTCAACTTGTTCTTGCACTCATTTTTGTTGCCATAATTGGCATGGCCATGGCTAATGAGGCCCCATCTGCATCCCCAAAGGCTTCACCTTCACCAAaatcatctccttcatcatcaaaatcatcacCTGCCCCATCAGCTGAGTCTCCGTTATCCTCTCCTCCATCCCCTACCTCATCAGATGAGACTGACATCTCAACTGCGCCTGCTCCGGCCAGTGACCCCATCGAGCTCTACGCTCCTGAGCCCGAGCCTTTTGAGGACCCCTTCACCACCCCGGAGGAGACCGACCCGGCCGATGTCACCAGCGGTGCCTCTGCTCTTCGATTCTCTACTGCTGTCACCGTCGTTGCCGTCGCTGGCATCTTTGCCTTCTAAGCTAGTTTTGTAGTTGGTGTTGTACTTTAAATTTGAGGGGGTAAAACATTGCAATAATGTGTGCTGGCATGGTTCAATTAATATGTTCATTCATTATTAGGTTATATTGAATAATGATTGAGATAGTGCAAATGGTTTGGGTTCCCAGGAATAAAAAAAGTCACATATACACATTGAATGATCAATGAGCCATTTTAGagataatttcaaaattttcaaccagtgtttccattttcttttccttctaaaATTTTCAACCACTGTAATTTGACTTGTATTACTCTACTATTACGTTAAACTTTcactaatatttaaataatttatttatttttttacatatattatcaatactacttaacttttagaaaatttcttgaatatctatataatttatttttacataaaaatgaaaaaattaaaagttaaagaaaaaatgaaacactAAACATTTTAATTGTCCTGTTTTGGAATACTATACAAGATATATAATCAATCGTCAATCTAACAGTTATACAAAAAGTCGATGTTAAATTATTTGTAgtgacatttttataaataaatgaaactttttaatatcggttttcaaaaaaatcgatattaccaatattaacattaattttcaaaaaatcgatATTATTACTAATTAGTTAATATCATCTAAACCAGTTCTTCTCTAGTGCCTTACTCTGACTCACTTTGAAACCCTTATTCTCTCAAACCTTCACTCCGCTGTTGCTACTCTCTCGTTGGTCACCAGCACTGCAACACTGTGACTCTCGAACCACGTTTGTTGTTAGATTCTCTTCATGGCTAAACTTCTAAAGTGGTTTTCGGGGTTTATCTCATGTATATATCAGCTATATACATGAGATGTGATATGTTTCGCTCTTCGGATATTGATACTTCACACAGTTCACAAGGGTCTTATTCCATTTGAATCCAACTAGAAACATGGCAAGTAGATAACAAGCATGTTAGAAACATAATATAGAAGTGATTTCACGTGTCTTCACCTAATAGCAGCTGATGAGTGAAGACCCATAAATGGCTTTTTATATTCACATTTCTAACATCAGAGCATTCCATTTCACTttaattgttgttttctttttcttctctatttgtattttgttttgctaTATATGCTCTTTCTTACTGTTAAAGTTCATTCAAACTATTTGTTTGTGTAAGATTGGAGCCAATAAGCCAAATAAAGAGTGAACTATTTATTGGGCTATGGAAATTATTAAAACAGTAGGTCTagctgatttatttttttatcgaaaatttaatttatttgttatttatttcttatcatTAGACACATGAGATAATAAACATAGTGGACCTAATACATGTTGTCTGCAGTTCCGGATAGTTAATAGTTAGTACTATTGTGTGGATTTTGAACTGTACTGCTGTTGGGAATAGTCCTTAGCATAAATCGCATTGTACCGttacaaattgaagataaagGGAATTTGCTAGTGAAGCTTGTGTGCTGTCATGTCCTTTTCTGGTGTTCCAAACGTCTTTGCGGCTGATTTCTTCTCTGAATCTAGTGGTATATACGGATCCACAAAATccttctccttatttatttattttttattttacttctttGTTGTCTTTTCAGTATAAAGTAATAGTAATAGAAGTACAATCAAAGATCCTTGATACAAACCTTGCCTTACCCAAGTCTAACTAGACATATAACACATACAGAATCAAATAGAACACACTTATTTAAGCATCATAAACCTAGAAATTCACACTAGCTTGGAATCACCAATCCTTATTAGGGGCTCACTTGAAATAGACAAGTGAAGGAACATAATGCACATCAATTACAAGCCTGAAATAGTGACCGTTTTGATTTCTTTAAGCCGAGCAGAACTAGAAGTATTCCAAGGTAGTCTAAATTGCAAGACACCTCAAGTAGTAGAAGCTTATCAAGAGTCCATGGAGGGAACCTGAACCAAATATCAGTCAAGTAACTTCTAGCCACAGCCTTATGGTGACTGAACACATCAAAGGAGAAGTTTCCATGGTACTTGCCAAATCCAAATTCACCAACTCCTCCAAATGGTAGGGTATCTGCTATCTACTACATAAAGATGTAGACTAGTTAGCATTCAATCACAAGCAGGCTATGCATAATGCATGCGCTTATGGTTATTACGACTGAAAAATGGTACAATGCAACCAACAAACATATCACATCTTTGTATAACCCTTTCCGTCTTTC is a window encoding:
- the LOC102663317 gene encoding classical arabinogalactan protein 11-like translates to MARQLVLALIFVAIIGMAMANEAPSASPKASPSPKSSPSSSKSSPAPSAESPLSSPPSPTSSDETDISTAPAPASDPIELYAPEPEPFEDPFTTPEETDPADVTSGASALRFSTAVTVVAVAGIFAF